GGTTGAAACCCACTTGCAGCTTGACGCCCGCGACGTCGACCACATCGATTGTGCGCCGGATCCGCTGCGGGTCGAGGTCTATCGGCTTTTCGCAGAAGATGTGCTTGCCGGCGGTGGCGGCGGCCTCGGTGAAATCTGCGTGGGTCGGAGTCGGCGAGCAGATCAGGACTGCCTCGATGTCCGGGTCATCGAGCACCAACGACGGGTCGATTCCAGTCTCGATGCCCTCCGGCGGCCATGCACTGAAATCCGCGTAGGGATCGGCGATCGCTTTCACCCGCACGCCGGCCATACTCAACAGATTTTCAGAATGGAGGCGGCCGATCCTACCGGCCCCCAGCACGCCCACGGTAATCGTCTTCATGCAGTTGTCCCTTCGCCGGCGATCGGGGAGTTCTCCGTCAGCCGGACGGGCCGATTCTGGTCGAATGATTTTCGGGCGGCGACCGCTACGCGGACGGCGGCGAGGGCATCCTCCGCGCTGGCCACGACCGGGTTGTTCTCTCGCACCGCGGTCAGAAAACTGCGCAGTTCGGCAACGAAAGCCTCCCGATAGCGGGAAACAAAGCCGTCGTGAGGCGTTCGGCGGACCACGCCACCGGTGGTGCTGACCACGCGAGTACTGGGAATCGTGTTGTCGACTGCGACGCTGCCTGCGGAACCGAAGACTTCGAATCGTTGATCGAGGCCGTAGACCGCCTGCCGGCTGGCATCGATCACGGCCAGGGCGCCGTTGGCCAGACGCGCGGTCACGGTTGCGGTGTCGATATCGCCGGCGGCGCCGATCTCGGGATCGATGAGCACGGCGCCGGTGGCGAAGACCTCGACTATTTCCGAGCCCGAAAGGAATCGAACGGCGTCGAAATCGTGGATGAGAAAGTCTAGGAAGATCCCGCCCGACCGCTTCACGAAATCGATCGGCGGCGCCTTCGGATCACGATTGGTGACCCGCACCGTGTGGACCTCTCCAATTTGGCCATCACGAACCGCTCCGACGAGGTCGAGGATGCTTGGGTCGGAGCGGCGGTTGAAGCCGACCTGGAGCTGAACACCGGCGGCACTCGCGGCCTGGATCGCCGCCTCGATCGGTCCTTCTTCGAACCCGACCGGTTTTTCACAGAAGATATGTTTGCCCGATGCTGCGGCCTCCTGGATCAGCTCACTGTGAAGACCGGAGGGGGCGGCGATGACGACCGCATCAATCTGGGGATCGCCGAAGACCGTTGCGTTGTCGGTCGAGCAGATGGGGATCCCGAGCTCTCTGGCCCAGTCTTCATCCAGGTGTGGGCTCGCAACCGCCCGCACCTCGGCCTCCGGTACGAGGTGGGTGAGGTTCTCGGCGTGCATCCTGCCGATCCGGCCTGCCCCGATGACACCGACCGTCGTGTGTTTCATGTGCCTGTCGTCTCCATTATTTGATAATCATTCCTGATTTGAATGTGAATAGAGCTGTCGCTGAAACGTGTTCACAATTTCCATCGACGAACCTTCTTTGATCCCCGGGGCCGGAGCCCCGGGGACGTCGCTCATTCGTAGCGTTCCTACAGGTCGAACCTCACACCCAGGGTTGCCCACCAGCCGTAGTACTCCTGCTGCCGAATGCGGTCGGCGACTCCCTCGAAGACCGTATACGGTTCGTTGGTGATATTGATGGCCTCCAAGACAACGCTGAACTCGTCAGAGATCTGGACCCGCAACAGGAAATCGAGCTGGGCGTGGTCGTCGACCCAGAGATCCTCCTCGGGATCTCCCCCGACCTCGAGGATGTTCTTGCCGTTGAAGTTGTAGGAGAGTCGGGTCGAGATGCCGTACTTCTCGTACGAGATTGCGAGGTTGGCGACGTTCTCCGCCTGCCCCGGCAGTGGTCCAGATTCGCGGTCGGGGTACTTGCCTTCGGAGTCGACGTAGGTGTAGTTGCCGTAGAGACCGAAGCCGCCCCAAAAACCGGGCCAGCTGGTGAAGTTGTTCTGGAAAGCGACCTCGACACCCCACAGGTCCCCTTGCTCGCCGTTGCGCGGCTGAGTGATCTCGAACTCCTCACCGTCGACGATCTCGTCGACGTTGTAGAAGAAGATGTAATCCTTCAATTCCTTGTAGAAGACGCCGGCAGAGATGATGCCGAGCGGCTGCAGGTACTGCTCCCACATGAGATCGAGGTTCCACGATGTGGTGACATCGAGGTCCGGGTTGCCGAGCTCGATCTCCATGTCCTCGATGTTGAGCAGGCGCCACGGCGCCATGTCCTCGAAGTTCGGTCGCGCGAGGCTGCGGGTGACCGCAGCTCGAAGCTGGGAATTGTCGCCGGTCTTGTAGACGAGGTGGAACTGGGGCAGCCACTCCGTGTAGCTCTTGTCGCCGGTGACTGGCATCAGATCGAGAGGGTCTCCCTCCTCATCGAGGACCAGTTCATACGCCGTGTAATCATCCTTCGTGCTTTCGACCCTGACGCCGCCGAGGAATGACGTCCTCGCTCCGAAGAGGAGCTCCGTCATGGCGTAGGCTGCATACGTATCCTCGTCGATCCCGAAGTCCGCCAGGTCCTCTTCGAGGTCCTTCTCGCCTTCGAGATCTCCGCTTGCCAGCAGTTCGCGCATCATGCCGGGGTCTTGGAAGGGTGTGATTTCGTCGTCATAGCGGCCGAGAAAGAACGAGGTTTCGGATTGCCAATCGTTCAGGAAGGGTACGAAGTTGAGATCGTCGTCCGACTCGTATTTTGAAACCTCGTAGTTCTGCACCTTTTCTTTGAGGCGGGCCTTCGCGCCGAACTTCCAGAGGCCGCTGAATCCGGCGTCCCTGTAAAAACCTCGGGTGAGGTTGAAGGCACCGACGTAGTCCTTGTCGGTCGCCTTCTTGTACTCGGTTTCAAGTTCATCGAACCAGTATTCGGCTGGGTCCTCGTTCAACGGGTTGGCCTGGATGTTATTCGGGTTGATCGAGCCGGGGC
The sequence above is a segment of the Acidobacteriota bacterium genome. Coding sequences within it:
- the iolG gene encoding inositol 2-dehydrogenase — its product is MKHTTVGVIGAGRIGRMHAENLTHLVPEAEVRAVASPHLDEDWARELGIPICSTDNATVFGDPQIDAVVIAAPSGLHSELIQEAAASGKHIFCEKPVGFEEGPIEAAIQAASAAGVQLQVGFNRRSDPSILDLVGAVRDGQIGEVHTVRVTNRDPKAPPIDFVKRSGGIFLDFLIHDFDAVRFLSGSEIVEVFATGAVLIDPEIGAAGDIDTATVTARLANGALAVIDASRQAVYGLDQRFEVFGSAGSVAVDNTIPSTRVVSTTGGVVRRTPHDGFVSRYREAFVAELRSFLTAVRENNPVVASAEDALAAVRVAVAARKSFDQNRPVRLTENSPIAGEGTTA
- a CDS encoding TonB-dependent receptor, with amino-acid sequence MMSLKEFRWIALMAVLVIVIAAPGTVRAQSGTGAIRGTVTSPAGDVVSDVRVTVQGTNLETVTNADGSYTLKTVPPGAQTIVFEYLGLQSATSAVMVVAGQTASLDMALAYAAEIEVRGTPLLVGQAKALNRQKNAMNITNIVASDQIGRFPDKNASEATQRIPAVSLLRDQGEGRYVMIRGTEARLNSTTVNGERIPSSEAGIRTIALDTIPADLLAAIEVSKALTPDMDGDSIGGTVNLVTSQAPDETRVSAALGGVYNEITDRSAPTAQLTFGTRFGADKDWGLLISGSGADRKAGSDNIEPEYDDGELDELQMRDYTIQRERYGATGDLDYRASNGSSYSLRGLYTNYIDTEIRRAKNNAVGDNELERATRDRRQESWINSITFRGENNVGESTVIDYHVAWNKSSEETPNQVTAAFIQEDVEFNPNVSPGSINPNNIQANPLNEDPAEYWFDELETEYKKATDKDYVGAFNLTRGFYRDAGFSGLWKFGAKARLKEKVQNYEVSKYESDDDLNFVPFLNDWQSETSFFLGRYDDEITPFQDPGMMRELLASGDLEGEKDLEEDLADFGIDEDTYAAYAMTELLFGARTSFLGGVRVESTKDDYTAYELVLDEEGDPLDLMPVTGDKSYTEWLPQFHLVYKTGDNSQLRAAVTRSLARPNFEDMAPWRLLNIEDMEIELGNPDLDVTTSWNLDLMWEQYLQPLGIISAGVFYKELKDYIFFYNVDEIVDGEEFEITQPRNGEQGDLWGVEVAFQNNFTSWPGFWGGFGLYGNYTYVDSEGKYPDRESGPLPGQAENVANLAISYEKYGISTRLSYNFNGKNILEVGGDPEEDLWVDDHAQLDFLLRVQISDEFSVVLEAINITNEPYTVFEGVADRIRQQEYYGWWATLGVRFDL